The proteins below are encoded in one region of Podarcis raffonei isolate rPodRaf1 chromosome 8, rPodRaf1.pri, whole genome shotgun sequence:
- the GMEB1 gene encoding glucocorticoid modulatory element-binding protein 1 isoform X1 gives MANAEVSIPVGDVVVVPTEGNEGGNPEDTKTQVILQLQPVPQGRVYQESSETSTAVVAVETHTIHKLEEGIDPSTIETNEEIEIAYPITCGESKAILLWKKFVCPGINVKCVKFNDQLISPKHFVHLAGKSTLKDWKRAIRLGGIMLRKMMDSGQIDFYQHDKVCTNTCRSTKFDLLISSARAPVPGQQSLVQTPTSADGSITQITVSEESVEEGIEWNRALTAAVTMATEEGIKKDPEEISEDTLMFWKGIADVGLMEEVVCNIQKEIEEVLRGVQERLGQSPFQVTDAAVLNNVAHTFGLMDTVKRVLDNRKSQTEQGEEQILYTLADLDRQLEEQKKFARDQKLKSQTVQNVVLMPVSTPKPPKRPRLQRPASATVLSPSAPIQQPQFTVISPITIAPMGQQFSVSNIPMATISQGSSPVTVHTLPSGSQLFRYATMVSSSKTSSSDTVTLHPSSSLALLSSAAMQDSSTLANVATVVNPVELVAMESGLTSTLQAVEGTSDEGQTIIEIDPAPDPEAESEESGAKAVILGTELRTEEKVVAEVDEHQHQVHNVEIVVLED, from the exons CAGGGTTTATCAAGAGAGCTCTGAGACCAGTACGGCTGTAGTGGCCGTGGAAACGCACACCATACACAAGCTTGAAGAAGGCATTG ACCCCAGCACCATCGAAACAAATGAAGAAATTGAGATTGCCTACCCCATCACCTGTGGAGAGAGCAAAGCCATTCTGCTGTGGAAGAAATTTGTTTGCCCAGGAATCAATGTCAAATGTGTCAAG TTCAATGATCAACTTATCAGCCCAAAGCATTTTGTTCATCTGGCTGGCAAATCTACGCTGAAGGACTGGAAGAGAGCCATTCGCCTGGGAGGAATCATGCTGAG AAAGATGATGGATTCTGGGCAAATTGACTTCTACCAGCATGACAAGGTTTGCACAAACACCTGTCGCAGCACCAAGTTTGACCTCCTGATCAGCAGTGCCAGGGCACCGGTGCCAGGGCAGCAAAGCCTGGTACAGACTCCCACCTCCGCTGACG GAAGCATCACTCAAATTACAGTGTCTGAGGAGAGTGTGGAGGAAGGGATTGAATGGAACCGTGCTCTGACAGCAGCAGTCACCATGGCAACTGAGGAGGGAATCAAGAAGGACCCAGAGGAGATTTCAG AGGACACACTGATGTTCTGGAAAGGAATCGCTGATGTGGGGTTGATGGAAGAAGTTGTCTGCAACATTCAGAAGGAGATAGAAGAGGTGCTGAGAGGTGTTCAGGAGAGGCTTGGCCAGTCACCCTTCCAGGTTACCG ATGCTGCTGTCCTAAATAATGTTGCTCACACTTTTGGCCTGATGGACACTGTCAAGAGAGTGCTGGACAACAGGAAGAGTCAAACGGAGCAGGGAGAAGAACAGATTCTTTATACTCTGGCAG ACCTGGACCGCCAGCTGGAGGAGCAGAAGAAGTTTGCCAGGGATCAGAAGCTAAAGTCCCAGACTGTTCAGAACGTGGTCCTCATGCCTGTCAGCACTCCCAAGCCGCCTAAGAGGCCCCGGCTGCAGCGTCCAGCCTCGGCCACCGTCCTGAGCCCTTCCGCCCCCATCCAGCAGCCTCAGTTCACAGTGATTTCGCCCATCACCATTGCACCCATGGGGCAGCAGTTCTCTGTGAGCAACATTCCAATGGCAACCATCAGCCAGGGCTCCAGCCCAGTGACTGTCCATACTTTGCCATCAGGCTCACAGTTGTTCCGCTACGCCACGATGGTCTCTTCCTCCAAGACCAGCTCCTCCGACACGGTGACCCTTCACCCGTCTTCCAGCTTGGCCCTGCTGAGTTCAGCTGCCATGCAGGACAGCAGCACCCTTGCCAATGTGGCCACAGTGGTGAATCCTGTGGAACTGGTGGCCATGGAGTCTGGCCTGACCTCTACTCTCCAGGCTGTCGAGGGCACTTCAGACGAAGGACAGACCATCATAGAAATAGACCCGGCACCTGATCCGGAAGCTGAGTCGGAGGAATCCGGGGCTAAAGCTGTGATTCTGGGAACAGAACTGAGGACTGAGGAGAAGGTGGTGGCTGAGGTCGATGAGCACCAGCATCAGGTCCACAACGTAGAGATTGTGGTCTTGGAGGACTAG
- the GMEB1 gene encoding glucocorticoid modulatory element-binding protein 1 isoform X2 — MANAEVSIPVGDVVVVPTEGNEGGNPEDTKTQVILQLQPVPQGVYQESSETSTAVVAVETHTIHKLEEGIDPSTIETNEEIEIAYPITCGESKAILLWKKFVCPGINVKCVKFNDQLISPKHFVHLAGKSTLKDWKRAIRLGGIMLRKMMDSGQIDFYQHDKVCTNTCRSTKFDLLISSARAPVPGQQSLVQTPTSADGSITQITVSEESVEEGIEWNRALTAAVTMATEEGIKKDPEEISEDTLMFWKGIADVGLMEEVVCNIQKEIEEVLRGVQERLGQSPFQVTDAAVLNNVAHTFGLMDTVKRVLDNRKSQTEQGEEQILYTLADLDRQLEEQKKFARDQKLKSQTVQNVVLMPVSTPKPPKRPRLQRPASATVLSPSAPIQQPQFTVISPITIAPMGQQFSVSNIPMATISQGSSPVTVHTLPSGSQLFRYATMVSSSKTSSSDTVTLHPSSSLALLSSAAMQDSSTLANVATVVNPVELVAMESGLTSTLQAVEGTSDEGQTIIEIDPAPDPEAESEESGAKAVILGTELRTEEKVVAEVDEHQHQVHNVEIVVLED, encoded by the exons GGTTTATCAAGAGAGCTCTGAGACCAGTACGGCTGTAGTGGCCGTGGAAACGCACACCATACACAAGCTTGAAGAAGGCATTG ACCCCAGCACCATCGAAACAAATGAAGAAATTGAGATTGCCTACCCCATCACCTGTGGAGAGAGCAAAGCCATTCTGCTGTGGAAGAAATTTGTTTGCCCAGGAATCAATGTCAAATGTGTCAAG TTCAATGATCAACTTATCAGCCCAAAGCATTTTGTTCATCTGGCTGGCAAATCTACGCTGAAGGACTGGAAGAGAGCCATTCGCCTGGGAGGAATCATGCTGAG AAAGATGATGGATTCTGGGCAAATTGACTTCTACCAGCATGACAAGGTTTGCACAAACACCTGTCGCAGCACCAAGTTTGACCTCCTGATCAGCAGTGCCAGGGCACCGGTGCCAGGGCAGCAAAGCCTGGTACAGACTCCCACCTCCGCTGACG GAAGCATCACTCAAATTACAGTGTCTGAGGAGAGTGTGGAGGAAGGGATTGAATGGAACCGTGCTCTGACAGCAGCAGTCACCATGGCAACTGAGGAGGGAATCAAGAAGGACCCAGAGGAGATTTCAG AGGACACACTGATGTTCTGGAAAGGAATCGCTGATGTGGGGTTGATGGAAGAAGTTGTCTGCAACATTCAGAAGGAGATAGAAGAGGTGCTGAGAGGTGTTCAGGAGAGGCTTGGCCAGTCACCCTTCCAGGTTACCG ATGCTGCTGTCCTAAATAATGTTGCTCACACTTTTGGCCTGATGGACACTGTCAAGAGAGTGCTGGACAACAGGAAGAGTCAAACGGAGCAGGGAGAAGAACAGATTCTTTATACTCTGGCAG ACCTGGACCGCCAGCTGGAGGAGCAGAAGAAGTTTGCCAGGGATCAGAAGCTAAAGTCCCAGACTGTTCAGAACGTGGTCCTCATGCCTGTCAGCACTCCCAAGCCGCCTAAGAGGCCCCGGCTGCAGCGTCCAGCCTCGGCCACCGTCCTGAGCCCTTCCGCCCCCATCCAGCAGCCTCAGTTCACAGTGATTTCGCCCATCACCATTGCACCCATGGGGCAGCAGTTCTCTGTGAGCAACATTCCAATGGCAACCATCAGCCAGGGCTCCAGCCCAGTGACTGTCCATACTTTGCCATCAGGCTCACAGTTGTTCCGCTACGCCACGATGGTCTCTTCCTCCAAGACCAGCTCCTCCGACACGGTGACCCTTCACCCGTCTTCCAGCTTGGCCCTGCTGAGTTCAGCTGCCATGCAGGACAGCAGCACCCTTGCCAATGTGGCCACAGTGGTGAATCCTGTGGAACTGGTGGCCATGGAGTCTGGCCTGACCTCTACTCTCCAGGCTGTCGAGGGCACTTCAGACGAAGGACAGACCATCATAGAAATAGACCCGGCACCTGATCCGGAAGCTGAGTCGGAGGAATCCGGGGCTAAAGCTGTGATTCTGGGAACAGAACTGAGGACTGAGGAGAAGGTGGTGGCTGAGGTCGATGAGCACCAGCATCAGGTCCACAACGTAGAGATTGTGGTCTTGGAGGACTAG
- the YTHDF2 gene encoding YTH domain-containing family protein 2 isoform X2 — MSASSLLEQRPKGQGTKVQNGSVHQKDGLNDDDIEPYLSPQARPLQLACLHPVPHLPWISSKLTTGPWSDEKKRAGCYQRTYDSSCQNNAYTAMSDSYMPNYYSPSIGFSYSLGEAAWSTGGDPPMPYLTSYGQISNGEPHFLPDAMFGQPGALGSTPFLGQHGFNFFPSGIDFSAWGNNSSQGQSTQSSGYSSNYAYAPSSLGGAMIDGQSAFANETLNKAPGMNTIDQGMAALKLGSTDVASNVPKVVGSAVGSGSIASNIVASNSLPPATIAPPKPASWADIASKPAKQQPKLKTKNGIAGTSLPPPPIKHNMDIGTWDNKGPVTKNASQALVQNIGQPPTQISPQPMGQQMSNSPPAVQPSAGQQPQPLPPPPPQPTQLPVQQQAAQPARWVAPRNRGNGFGQNGVDGSAVGQSQTTSGSAPSEPHPVLEKLRSINNYNPKDFDWNPKHGRVFIIKSYSEDDIHRSIKYNIWCSTEHGNKRLDAAYRSMNGKGPVYLLFSVNGSGHFCGVAEMKSAVDYNTCAGVWSQDKWKGRFDVRWIFVKDVPNSQLRHIRLENNENKPVTNSRDTQEVPLEKAKQVLKIIATYKHTTSIFDDFSHYEKRQEEEENVKKERQGRVK, encoded by the exons ATGTCGGCCAGCAGCCTCTTGGAGCAG aGACCTAAGGGCCAAGGCACCAAAG tGCAAAATGGATCGGTGCATCAGAAAGATggattaaatgatgatgatattgaACCTTATTTGAGTCCTCAGGCCAGACCG CTCCAGTTGGCTTGTCTGCATCCCGTTCCCCACTTACCCTGGATATCAAGTAAACTGACTACAGGACCTTGGTCGGATGAAAAGAAAAGAGCTGGGTGTTACCAGCGTACTTATGACTCCTCATGCCAG AACAACGCGTACACTGCAATGTCTGATTCCTATATGCCGAATTACTACAGTCCATCCATTGGATTCTCCTACTCTTTGGGTGAAGCTGCTTGGTCTACAGGGGGTGATCCACCAATGCCCTACTTAACATCTTATGGACAGATAAGCAATGGAGAACCTCACTTTCTCCCAGATGCCATGTTTGGACAGCCAGGGGCCCTTGGCAGCACACCATTTCTTGGACAGCATGGCTTTAACTTTTTTCCAAGTGGAATTGACTTCTCAGCTTGGGGCAATAACAGTTCTCAGGGGCAATCAACTCAAAGTTCTGGATATAGTAGCAACTATGCTTATGCACCAAGCTcattggggggagccatgattgATGGACAGTCTGCTTTTGCTAATGAGACCCTGAATAAGGCACCTGGCATGAATACCATTGACCAAGGGATGGCAGCTTTGAAGCTAGGCAGCACTGATGTAGCAAGCAACGTCCCAAAAGTTGTTGGCTCTGCTGTTGGCAGTGGGTCTATTGCCAGCAATATTGTAGCTTCCAATAGCTTGCCTCCAGCTACCATTGCTCCTCCAAAGCCAGCATCCTGGGCTGATATTGCCAGCAAACCTGCAAAACAGCAACCCAAGTTGAAGACCAAGAATGGCATTGCAGGGACAAGTCTTCCACCACCTCCCATAAAACATAACATGGATATTGGAACTTGGGATAACAAAGGGCCAGTGACAAAAAATGCTTCCCAGGCTTTAGTTCAGAATATTGGTCAGCCACCAACCCAAATATCTCCCCAACCGATGGGTCAGCAAATGAGTAACAGCCCTCCAGctgtgcagccttctgctggacAACAGCCACAACCCCTGCCACCTCCACCACCCCAACCAACTCAGCTGCCAGTGCAGCAACAGGCAGCTCAGCCTGCCCGCTGGGTTGCACCTCGTAACCGTGGCAATGGGTTTGGCCAGAATGGAGTGGATGGTAGTGCAGTTGGACAGTCTCAGACCACTTCTGGTTCTGCCCCTTCAGAGCCACACCCAGTCTTGGAGAAGTTGAGGTCCATCAACAACTATAACCCTAAGGATTTTGACTGGAACCCGAAACATGGTCGGGTTTTCATTATCAAGAGTTACTCTGAGGATGATATCCACCGTTCCATTAAATATAACATCTGGTGCAGTACAGAGCATGGTAATAAGAGACTGGATGCTGCTTACCGCTCCATGAATGGAAAAGGTCCTGTTTACTTACTTTTCAGTGTCAATGGCAGTGGTCATTTCTGCGGAGTTGCAGAAATGAAATCTGCTGTGGACTACAACACATGCGCAGGCGTGTGGTCCCAGGACAAATGGAAGGGACGCTTTGATGTCCGGTGGATTTTTGTGAAGGACGTTCCCAACAGCCAACTGCGGCACATTCGCCTAGAGAACAATGAGAATAAACCAGTGACCAACTCCAGGGACACTCAGGAGGTTCCTCTGGAAAAGGCtaagcaggtgctgaaaatcATTGCTACTTACAAGCACACCACTTCCATCTTTGATGACTTCTCACACTATGAGAaacgccaggaggaggaggaaaatgtgaAAAAG
- the YTHDF2 gene encoding YTH domain-containing family protein 2 isoform X1: MSASSLLEQRPKGQGTKVQNGSVHQKDGLNDDDIEPYLSPQARPLQLACLHPVPHLPWISSKLTTGPWSDEKKRAGCYQRTYDSSCQNNAYTAMSDSYMPNYYSPSIGFSYSLGEAAWSTGGDPPMPYLTSYGQISNGEPHFLPDAMFGQPGALGSTPFLGQHGFNFFPSGIDFSAWGNNSSQGQSTQSSGYSSNYAYAPSSLGGAMIDGQSAFANETLNKAPGMNTIDQGMAALKLGSTDVASNVPKVVGSAVGSGSIASNIVASNSLPPATIAPPKPASWADIASKPAKQQPKLKTKNGIAGTSLPPPPIKHNMDIGTWDNKGPVTKNASQALVQNIGQPPTQISPQPMGQQMSNSPPAVQPSAGQQPQPLPPPPPQPTQLPVQQQAAQPARWVAPRNRGNGFGQNGVDGSAVGQSQTTSGSAPSEPHPVLEKLRSINNYNPKDFDWNPKHGRVFIIKSYSEDDIHRSIKYNIWCSTEHGNKRLDAAYRSMNGKGPVYLLFSVNGSGHFCGVAEMKSAVDYNTCAGVWSQDKWKGRFDVRWIFVKDVPNSQLRHIRLENNENKPVTNSRDTQEVPLEKAKQVLKIIATYKHTTSIFDDFSHYEKRQEEEENVKKVLYNDDFIQIMERQGRVK; encoded by the exons ATGTCGGCCAGCAGCCTCTTGGAGCAG aGACCTAAGGGCCAAGGCACCAAAG tGCAAAATGGATCGGTGCATCAGAAAGATggattaaatgatgatgatattgaACCTTATTTGAGTCCTCAGGCCAGACCG CTCCAGTTGGCTTGTCTGCATCCCGTTCCCCACTTACCCTGGATATCAAGTAAACTGACTACAGGACCTTGGTCGGATGAAAAGAAAAGAGCTGGGTGTTACCAGCGTACTTATGACTCCTCATGCCAG AACAACGCGTACACTGCAATGTCTGATTCCTATATGCCGAATTACTACAGTCCATCCATTGGATTCTCCTACTCTTTGGGTGAAGCTGCTTGGTCTACAGGGGGTGATCCACCAATGCCCTACTTAACATCTTATGGACAGATAAGCAATGGAGAACCTCACTTTCTCCCAGATGCCATGTTTGGACAGCCAGGGGCCCTTGGCAGCACACCATTTCTTGGACAGCATGGCTTTAACTTTTTTCCAAGTGGAATTGACTTCTCAGCTTGGGGCAATAACAGTTCTCAGGGGCAATCAACTCAAAGTTCTGGATATAGTAGCAACTATGCTTATGCACCAAGCTcattggggggagccatgattgATGGACAGTCTGCTTTTGCTAATGAGACCCTGAATAAGGCACCTGGCATGAATACCATTGACCAAGGGATGGCAGCTTTGAAGCTAGGCAGCACTGATGTAGCAAGCAACGTCCCAAAAGTTGTTGGCTCTGCTGTTGGCAGTGGGTCTATTGCCAGCAATATTGTAGCTTCCAATAGCTTGCCTCCAGCTACCATTGCTCCTCCAAAGCCAGCATCCTGGGCTGATATTGCCAGCAAACCTGCAAAACAGCAACCCAAGTTGAAGACCAAGAATGGCATTGCAGGGACAAGTCTTCCACCACCTCCCATAAAACATAACATGGATATTGGAACTTGGGATAACAAAGGGCCAGTGACAAAAAATGCTTCCCAGGCTTTAGTTCAGAATATTGGTCAGCCACCAACCCAAATATCTCCCCAACCGATGGGTCAGCAAATGAGTAACAGCCCTCCAGctgtgcagccttctgctggacAACAGCCACAACCCCTGCCACCTCCACCACCCCAACCAACTCAGCTGCCAGTGCAGCAACAGGCAGCTCAGCCTGCCCGCTGGGTTGCACCTCGTAACCGTGGCAATGGGTTTGGCCAGAATGGAGTGGATGGTAGTGCAGTTGGACAGTCTCAGACCACTTCTGGTTCTGCCCCTTCAGAGCCACACCCAGTCTTGGAGAAGTTGAGGTCCATCAACAACTATAACCCTAAGGATTTTGACTGGAACCCGAAACATGGTCGGGTTTTCATTATCAAGAGTTACTCTGAGGATGATATCCACCGTTCCATTAAATATAACATCTGGTGCAGTACAGAGCATGGTAATAAGAGACTGGATGCTGCTTACCGCTCCATGAATGGAAAAGGTCCTGTTTACTTACTTTTCAGTGTCAATGGCAGTGGTCATTTCTGCGGAGTTGCAGAAATGAAATCTGCTGTGGACTACAACACATGCGCAGGCGTGTGGTCCCAGGACAAATGGAAGGGACGCTTTGATGTCCGGTGGATTTTTGTGAAGGACGTTCCCAACAGCCAACTGCGGCACATTCGCCTAGAGAACAATGAGAATAAACCAGTGACCAACTCCAGGGACACTCAGGAGGTTCCTCTGGAAAAGGCtaagcaggtgctgaaaatcATTGCTACTTACAAGCACACCACTTCCATCTTTGATGACTTCTCACACTATGAGAaacgccaggaggaggaggaaaatgtgaAAAAG
- the YTHDF2 gene encoding YTH domain-containing family protein 2 isoform X3 encodes MSASSLLEQRPKGQGTKVQNGSVHQKDGLNDDDIEPYLSPQARPNNAYTAMSDSYMPNYYSPSIGFSYSLGEAAWSTGGDPPMPYLTSYGQISNGEPHFLPDAMFGQPGALGSTPFLGQHGFNFFPSGIDFSAWGNNSSQGQSTQSSGYSSNYAYAPSSLGGAMIDGQSAFANETLNKAPGMNTIDQGMAALKLGSTDVASNVPKVVGSAVGSGSIASNIVASNSLPPATIAPPKPASWADIASKPAKQQPKLKTKNGIAGTSLPPPPIKHNMDIGTWDNKGPVTKNASQALVQNIGQPPTQISPQPMGQQMSNSPPAVQPSAGQQPQPLPPPPPQPTQLPVQQQAAQPARWVAPRNRGNGFGQNGVDGSAVGQSQTTSGSAPSEPHPVLEKLRSINNYNPKDFDWNPKHGRVFIIKSYSEDDIHRSIKYNIWCSTEHGNKRLDAAYRSMNGKGPVYLLFSVNGSGHFCGVAEMKSAVDYNTCAGVWSQDKWKGRFDVRWIFVKDVPNSQLRHIRLENNENKPVTNSRDTQEVPLEKAKQVLKIIATYKHTTSIFDDFSHYEKRQEEEENVKKVLYNDDFIQIMERQGRVK; translated from the exons ATGTCGGCCAGCAGCCTCTTGGAGCAG aGACCTAAGGGCCAAGGCACCAAAG tGCAAAATGGATCGGTGCATCAGAAAGATggattaaatgatgatgatattgaACCTTATTTGAGTCCTCAGGCCAGACCG AACAACGCGTACACTGCAATGTCTGATTCCTATATGCCGAATTACTACAGTCCATCCATTGGATTCTCCTACTCTTTGGGTGAAGCTGCTTGGTCTACAGGGGGTGATCCACCAATGCCCTACTTAACATCTTATGGACAGATAAGCAATGGAGAACCTCACTTTCTCCCAGATGCCATGTTTGGACAGCCAGGGGCCCTTGGCAGCACACCATTTCTTGGACAGCATGGCTTTAACTTTTTTCCAAGTGGAATTGACTTCTCAGCTTGGGGCAATAACAGTTCTCAGGGGCAATCAACTCAAAGTTCTGGATATAGTAGCAACTATGCTTATGCACCAAGCTcattggggggagccatgattgATGGACAGTCTGCTTTTGCTAATGAGACCCTGAATAAGGCACCTGGCATGAATACCATTGACCAAGGGATGGCAGCTTTGAAGCTAGGCAGCACTGATGTAGCAAGCAACGTCCCAAAAGTTGTTGGCTCTGCTGTTGGCAGTGGGTCTATTGCCAGCAATATTGTAGCTTCCAATAGCTTGCCTCCAGCTACCATTGCTCCTCCAAAGCCAGCATCCTGGGCTGATATTGCCAGCAAACCTGCAAAACAGCAACCCAAGTTGAAGACCAAGAATGGCATTGCAGGGACAAGTCTTCCACCACCTCCCATAAAACATAACATGGATATTGGAACTTGGGATAACAAAGGGCCAGTGACAAAAAATGCTTCCCAGGCTTTAGTTCAGAATATTGGTCAGCCACCAACCCAAATATCTCCCCAACCGATGGGTCAGCAAATGAGTAACAGCCCTCCAGctgtgcagccttctgctggacAACAGCCACAACCCCTGCCACCTCCACCACCCCAACCAACTCAGCTGCCAGTGCAGCAACAGGCAGCTCAGCCTGCCCGCTGGGTTGCACCTCGTAACCGTGGCAATGGGTTTGGCCAGAATGGAGTGGATGGTAGTGCAGTTGGACAGTCTCAGACCACTTCTGGTTCTGCCCCTTCAGAGCCACACCCAGTCTTGGAGAAGTTGAGGTCCATCAACAACTATAACCCTAAGGATTTTGACTGGAACCCGAAACATGGTCGGGTTTTCATTATCAAGAGTTACTCTGAGGATGATATCCACCGTTCCATTAAATATAACATCTGGTGCAGTACAGAGCATGGTAATAAGAGACTGGATGCTGCTTACCGCTCCATGAATGGAAAAGGTCCTGTTTACTTACTTTTCAGTGTCAATGGCAGTGGTCATTTCTGCGGAGTTGCAGAAATGAAATCTGCTGTGGACTACAACACATGCGCAGGCGTGTGGTCCCAGGACAAATGGAAGGGACGCTTTGATGTCCGGTGGATTTTTGTGAAGGACGTTCCCAACAGCCAACTGCGGCACATTCGCCTAGAGAACAATGAGAATAAACCAGTGACCAACTCCAGGGACACTCAGGAGGTTCCTCTGGAAAAGGCtaagcaggtgctgaaaatcATTGCTACTTACAAGCACACCACTTCCATCTTTGATGACTTCTCACACTATGAGAaacgccaggaggaggaggaaaatgtgaAAAAG